From a region of the Corallococcus coralloides DSM 2259 genome:
- a CDS encoding carboxypeptidase-like regulatory domain-containing protein — MRWSWVGLLAVVLACAEAPRPVQTKTRWPVEEVAFTVRTVDPAGQPVPGVALVARGADRGSLVIKSGTTDATGTARLQVMPGWYVLQAEAAGFVSVTRTDARVPVTGEARLDVTLERAAPIAGRVVDAAGKPVAWATLRLRRSNETVSVPETQSDAEGRFRFDGVPAGSVMLQAEKYKWSPTRLELVAPAPELTVVMGGPGSLRVQVRGPDGQPLSGGPFSISSMDDFVSMDDMSPDELSPEEAQDATVFPQLPAGRYSISGRYTPVPGCEWTRGIVVQVLPGQQAEATVSFEGLHDAGPWRGRAVDANGKALDHGTVTAWWADEEPHGLGLSGRCKGVVGQDGSFAIPHVFKAPVLLTWEVTEGARGREARGPFPTGTGEAVVFRSVIGSLKGRVVRPDGQPVGFFEVNGLSPNNPRGEYVRYVDLTHTYQWVIDVWGFAPVLVRAQGREGEVLQVPDVVLEEGRTVHGRVFASNGRTGVPHQEVELMEEFDLDGNGRPRSRWAMTDAEGRFELKHVPGRRQFLRVASKEHGTVLHALETNETAARLRLVPNAELHGFVTDGAQVPLAGVNLEVRCEGGFKMSARSDGSGHYAMNIPADRECFVHPEGSPLNLRPPRPPQPPPVFFSSTRLRVPSGSRQSSDFEPRQGPASLEVSVEATLEFVTAFVLPGDVAWPRSPEALDALMRAGFGADPMPNTWESEDGSESFVPHFLLGADFRFSHLPLGHYTVFIRDEMDGADAILRIPVELTRTGVHVIKSARPGRGGGRPYTR, encoded by the coding sequence ATGCGATGGAGCTGGGTGGGGCTCTTGGCGGTGGTGCTCGCGTGCGCGGAAGCGCCGCGTCCGGTGCAAACGAAGACCCGGTGGCCCGTGGAGGAGGTGGCGTTCACCGTCCGCACGGTGGATCCGGCCGGGCAGCCCGTGCCCGGCGTGGCGCTGGTGGCACGTGGCGCGGATCGAGGGAGCCTGGTCATCAAGTCGGGCACCACGGATGCGACCGGCACGGCGCGGCTTCAGGTGATGCCGGGCTGGTATGTCCTCCAGGCGGAGGCGGCGGGCTTCGTGAGCGTGACCCGCACGGACGCGCGGGTCCCCGTCACCGGAGAGGCGCGTCTGGACGTGACGCTGGAGCGCGCGGCGCCCATCGCCGGGCGCGTGGTGGATGCGGCAGGGAAGCCCGTCGCGTGGGCCACGCTTCGACTCCGCCGTTCCAACGAAACCGTGTCCGTGCCGGAGACCCAGAGCGATGCGGAAGGGCGCTTCCGCTTCGACGGTGTTCCCGCTGGGAGCGTGATGCTTCAGGCGGAGAAGTACAAATGGAGTCCGACGCGGTTGGAACTCGTGGCGCCCGCGCCGGAGTTGACCGTGGTGATGGGGGGGCCCGGCTCGCTGCGCGTTCAGGTGCGCGGGCCCGATGGACAGCCATTGTCTGGAGGGCCTTTCTCCATCTCGTCCATGGATGACTTCGTGTCCATGGATGACATGAGCCCCGACGAGCTGTCCCCGGAGGAGGCGCAAGATGCCACCGTCTTCCCGCAGCTTCCCGCAGGGCGCTACAGCATCTCCGGCAGGTACACTCCCGTGCCCGGCTGTGAGTGGACTCGCGGCATCGTGGTCCAGGTGCTTCCAGGCCAGCAGGCGGAAGCGACGGTGAGCTTCGAAGGCCTTCATGACGCTGGACCCTGGCGAGGGCGGGCCGTGGATGCCAACGGCAAGGCGCTTGACCACGGGACAGTGACTGCCTGGTGGGCGGATGAAGAGCCGCATGGGCTGGGCTTGAGCGGCAGGTGCAAGGGCGTCGTGGGGCAGGACGGCTCCTTCGCCATTCCGCACGTCTTCAAGGCTCCGGTCCTCCTGACATGGGAGGTCACCGAAGGGGCCCGGGGCCGGGAGGCGAGAGGTCCGTTTCCCACGGGAACGGGCGAAGCGGTGGTGTTCCGCAGTGTCATTGGAAGTCTGAAGGGCCGTGTCGTGCGCCCGGATGGACAGCCCGTGGGCTTCTTCGAAGTCAACGGACTCTCCCCGAACAATCCGCGGGGCGAGTACGTGCGATACGTGGACTTGACCCACACCTATCAGTGGGTCATCGACGTGTGGGGATTCGCCCCTGTGCTCGTGCGCGCGCAAGGGCGAGAAGGAGAAGTGCTCCAGGTCCCGGATGTCGTCCTCGAGGAGGGCCGCACCGTCCATGGCCGTGTCTTCGCGAGTAACGGCCGCACGGGCGTGCCCCATCAGGAGGTCGAGCTCATGGAGGAGTTCGACCTGGACGGCAATGGACGCCCTCGCTCGCGGTGGGCGATGACCGACGCCGAGGGCCGCTTCGAACTCAAGCATGTGCCAGGCCGGCGCCAGTTCCTGCGCGTCGCTTCGAAGGAACACGGGACCGTGCTCCATGCGCTCGAAACCAATGAGACGGCGGCGCGGTTGCGGCTCGTTCCCAACGCGGAGCTGCACGGATTCGTGACGGATGGCGCGCAGGTTCCGCTGGCGGGGGTGAACCTGGAGGTCCGCTGCGAAGGTGGGTTCAAGATGAGCGCCAGAAGCGACGGGTCGGGCCACTACGCCATGAACATCCCGGCAGACCGCGAGTGCTTCGTGCATCCCGAAGGGAGCCCCCTGAACCTCCGGCCGCCTCGGCCGCCCCAGCCGCCTCCGGTGTTCTTCTCCTCGACGCGGCTGCGTGTTCCGTCCGGCTCACGGCAGTCGTCGGATTTCGAGCCCCGTCAGGGGCCCGCGTCGCTGGAGGTGAGCGTCGAGGCCACTCTTGAGTTCGTCACCGCGTTCGTGCTTCCGGGAGACGTTGCATGGCCTCGCTCGCCCGAGGCGCTGGATGCCCTGATGCGGGCGGGTTTCGGAGCCGACCCGATGCCGAACACATGGGAGTCGGAGGACGGGAGTGAGTCCTTCGTTCCCCACTTCCTGTTGGGGGCGGACTTCCGCTTCAGTCATCTTCCCCTGGGGCACTACACGGTCTTCATCCGGGACGAGATGGACGGAGCGGACGCGATCCTGCGAATCCCCGTGGAGCTGACCAGGACCGGCGTGCACGTCATCAAGTCCGCGCGGCCCGGTCGCGGAGGCGGAAGGCCATACACGCGCTGA
- a CDS encoding carboxypeptidase-like regulatory domain-containing protein has product MRWSWVGLVAVMLACAGTRPELETPGPANEVTWVFRVVDPEGQPVSGARVNVWRADLSPSYAQPGTTDAQGTGSLLLKPGWYGTEVQARGFVTAFREDIRIAPESKPRLELALARSAPLAGRVVDAEGKPVPGVRLRFASSNAAAPFVQAVSGEEGQFNLEGAAAGEGLLYSDKEGWSWQRLKVVTPQPQLTVVMGRLSSLLVRVVDPQGRLIPNSHSSITYLDRPVGIRHQSEQTPEGTVHQMLPAQRYRVSATYAAAPRCWWRRAVDADVLPGQQAEVTVSFEGATSAGPWTGRAVTPDGRPLANMKLRATAPPSAEGREAEDACEGTTGPDGHFELPHPQAGLHQLRVWHSAGSHVRVGEAQLAPSDLKDGPVVFRSPGTLVGRVTGPDGKPMAYFDVDWQSQSDREGRFIRGPIVSRTYSLRVDAAYVAPARVRVEARAHEEREVPDIQLDSGHSVLGRLLENDGVTPVSKVWIELVDPADVDIKLWNSRFGAHTDEAGRFRLDHVPRRPQYLRLNRHEGGTLLYELGARESRLDLRMKPDGALEGFVTDGARVPLAGVMLEARCGAGLDTRTKTDEAGHYVLRVPADRDCFVHFPVELRWLYAWPRPTPPVFSPQSVSLSPRERERRDFVSRSSGAGLQVHFPEVREHLETFLVPGDTRMPQTFTELKALQRSAFISDPVVRAWRTDDPDMPDARYWQKDFSFSHLPDKRYTLFAIEPQDGAFAVLRVPVDLKPGETKSLQPGFPSDSGGTWFVP; this is encoded by the coding sequence ATGCGATGGAGCTGGGTGGGGCTCGTTGCCGTGATGCTCGCTTGCGCGGGCACGCGTCCGGAATTGGAAACGCCCGGACCGGCGAATGAAGTGACGTGGGTGTTCCGGGTCGTGGATCCGGAGGGACAGCCTGTATCCGGCGCGCGGGTGAACGTCTGGCGCGCGGATCTGTCGCCTTCGTACGCGCAGCCCGGGACGACGGACGCGCAGGGGACGGGCAGCCTTCTCCTGAAGCCGGGCTGGTATGGCACGGAGGTCCAGGCGCGCGGCTTCGTGACGGCCTTCCGCGAGGACATCCGGATCGCGCCGGAATCCAAGCCGCGGCTCGAACTGGCCCTGGCGCGCTCAGCGCCACTCGCCGGTCGCGTGGTGGATGCGGAGGGGAAGCCCGTGCCGGGCGTCCGGCTCCGGTTCGCTTCCTCCAACGCCGCCGCCCCCTTCGTGCAAGCCGTCAGTGGCGAGGAGGGCCAGTTCAACCTCGAGGGCGCGGCCGCAGGGGAGGGCCTGCTCTACTCCGACAAGGAGGGATGGAGCTGGCAGCGACTGAAGGTCGTCACTCCCCAGCCCCAGCTCACCGTCGTGATGGGACGGCTCTCGTCGTTGCTCGTGCGGGTGGTGGATCCCCAGGGACGCCTGATTCCAAACTCCCACAGCAGCATCACCTACCTGGACCGGCCGGTGGGCATCCGGCATCAGTCCGAGCAGACGCCTGAAGGAACAGTTCACCAAATGCTCCCGGCGCAGCGCTATCGCGTGAGCGCCACCTACGCCGCGGCCCCTCGTTGCTGGTGGCGTCGCGCCGTGGATGCCGACGTCCTCCCCGGACAGCAGGCAGAAGTCACCGTGAGCTTCGAAGGAGCCACCAGCGCGGGCCCGTGGACGGGCAGGGCAGTAACTCCCGACGGGCGGCCGCTGGCCAACATGAAGCTGCGGGCCACGGCGCCTCCCTCCGCGGAGGGCAGGGAGGCCGAAGACGCGTGTGAGGGTACGACCGGTCCGGACGGACACTTCGAGTTGCCGCATCCGCAGGCAGGGCTCCACCAACTCAGGGTCTGGCATTCGGCTGGGTCCCATGTGCGGGTCGGCGAGGCGCAACTCGCACCTTCCGACCTGAAGGACGGACCCGTGGTGTTCCGCTCTCCCGGCACCCTGGTGGGACGCGTGACCGGCCCTGACGGGAAACCCATGGCCTACTTCGACGTCGACTGGCAGAGCCAGTCCGACCGTGAAGGCCGCTTCATCCGGGGGCCGATCGTTTCCCGCACCTATTCGCTGCGAGTCGACGCTGCGTATGTGGCCCCCGCGCGCGTGCGTGTCGAGGCTCGCGCCCACGAGGAGCGAGAGGTCCCGGACATCCAGCTCGACTCAGGGCATTCCGTGCTGGGCAGGTTGCTCGAGAACGATGGCGTCACACCCGTGTCCAAGGTCTGGATTGAGCTGGTGGATCCTGCTGACGTGGACATCAAGCTTTGGAACTCCCGCTTTGGGGCCCACACCGACGAGGCCGGTCGCTTCCGATTGGATCACGTGCCTCGACGCCCGCAGTACCTGCGGCTGAATCGCCATGAAGGCGGGACCCTCCTGTATGAGCTCGGGGCCCGTGAAAGCCGGTTGGACCTGCGGATGAAGCCCGACGGGGCGCTCGAAGGCTTCGTGACGGATGGAGCGCGCGTTCCGCTCGCGGGCGTGATGCTGGAGGCGCGGTGTGGAGCCGGGCTCGACACCCGCACGAAGACCGACGAGGCCGGCCACTACGTGCTCCGCGTTCCCGCGGACCGGGATTGCTTCGTGCATTTTCCGGTGGAGCTGCGCTGGCTCTATGCGTGGCCGCGGCCCACGCCGCCTGTCTTCTCTCCCCAGTCTGTTTCCCTCTCACCCCGCGAGCGCGAACGCAGGGACTTCGTCTCGAGGAGCAGCGGGGCGGGACTCCAGGTCCACTTCCCGGAGGTTCGCGAACATCTGGAGACGTTCCTCGTTCCTGGCGATACGCGCATGCCGCAGACGTTCACGGAGCTGAAAGCGCTCCAGCGGTCCGCCTTCATCAGTGATCCGGTTGTCCGCGCGTGGCGTACGGATGATCCGGACATGCCCGACGCTCGATATTGGCAGAAGGACTTCTCCTTCAGCCATCTGCCGGACAAGCGCTACACGCTCTTCGCCATCGAGCCCCAGGACGGCGCGTTCGCGGTCCTGCGAGTGCCCGTGGACCTGAAGCCGGGCGAGACGAAGTCCCTCCAGCCTGGCTTCCCCTCCGACAGTGGAGGCACGTGGTTCGTGCCCTGA
- a CDS encoding PAS domain-containing sensor histidine kinase → MSAQTRLQVLREMMSEAFLALDAQGTIHELNHRAASLLGLPYGTCQGMTPWAAQPMLAGTTLHERLLDALTTREPARFLSELPSGVWLELSVRPVGGETWVLATDITRRQRAETEVARTEERFRQLGERFQVALESAQMAVWETNLVTGQVFRSEGHDRLYGYPQPLAEWTHERFLASLHPDDRPSVEAQVSAIFHNDVLSYSSTFRTHWPDNTWHWLISRSRVIRDANGKVMVVRGAILDITALKETEEALQEAVRTRDDFLSVASHELRTPLTSLRLQVDLLRRMSESKGHEPVGSEKVTVRLDAADRQLKRLAALLDNLLDVSRIRTGKLDFELASGDLAPLVQDLVARFADEAKQAGVELDARVEGPAPCRFDRIRMEQVLSNLLSNALRYGQGTPVQVALRRQDGQLRLTVRDGGPGVPVAERERIFQRFAQVQGSARTGGLGLGLYIVQQILEAHGGRVWVEDAPGGGAAFVVTLPVEGA, encoded by the coding sequence ATGTCCGCGCAGACCCGCTTGCAGGTCCTGCGGGAGATGATGTCCGAGGCGTTCCTCGCGCTCGACGCGCAGGGAACCATCCACGAGCTCAACCACCGCGCGGCGTCGCTGCTGGGCCTGCCCTATGGCACCTGCCAGGGAATGACGCCGTGGGCGGCGCAGCCGATGCTCGCCGGCACGACGTTGCACGAGCGGCTCCTGGACGCGCTCACCACGCGCGAGCCGGCGCGCTTCCTGTCGGAGCTGCCGTCGGGCGTCTGGCTGGAGCTGTCCGTGCGGCCGGTGGGCGGCGAGACGTGGGTGCTGGCCACGGACATCACCCGCCGTCAGCGCGCGGAGACGGAGGTCGCGCGCACCGAGGAGCGCTTCCGCCAGCTGGGCGAGCGGTTCCAGGTGGCGCTGGAGTCCGCGCAGATGGCGGTCTGGGAGACGAACCTCGTCACCGGGCAGGTGTTCCGCTCGGAGGGGCATGACCGGCTCTACGGCTACCCGCAGCCGTTGGCGGAGTGGACGCACGAGCGGTTCCTGGCGTCGCTGCATCCGGACGACCGGCCGTCAGTGGAAGCGCAGGTGTCGGCCATCTTCCACAACGACGTGCTGTCGTACTCCTCCACCTTCCGCACGCACTGGCCGGACAACACCTGGCACTGGCTGATCAGCCGGTCGCGAGTCATCCGCGACGCGAACGGCAAGGTGATGGTGGTGCGCGGGGCCATCCTGGACATCACCGCGCTGAAGGAGACGGAGGAGGCGCTGCAGGAGGCGGTGCGCACGCGCGACGACTTCCTGTCGGTGGCGAGCCACGAGCTGCGCACGCCGCTCACGTCGCTGCGTCTTCAAGTCGACCTTCTGCGCCGCATGTCCGAGTCCAAGGGCCACGAGCCCGTGGGCTCCGAGAAGGTCACGGTGCGGCTGGACGCGGCGGACCGGCAGCTCAAGCGGCTGGCGGCGCTCCTGGACAACCTGCTGGACGTGAGCCGCATTCGCACGGGCAAGCTGGACTTCGAGCTGGCGAGCGGAGACCTGGCGCCGCTGGTGCAGGACCTGGTGGCGCGCTTCGCGGACGAGGCGAAGCAGGCCGGCGTGGAGCTGGACGCGCGCGTGGAGGGGCCCGCGCCGTGCCGGTTCGACCGGATCCGGATGGAGCAGGTGTTGAGCAACCTGCTCTCCAATGCGCTGAGATACGGCCAGGGCACGCCGGTGCAGGTGGCGCTGCGCCGTCAGGACGGGCAGCTGCGGCTGACCGTGCGGGACGGCGGCCCGGGAGTCCCCGTCGCCGAGCGGGAGCGCATCTTCCAGCGCTTCGCCCAGGTGCAGGGCTCCGCGCGCACGGGAGGCCTGGGACTGGGGCTCTACATCGTGCAGCAGATCCTGGAAGCGCACGGCGGCCGCGTCTGGGTGGAGGACGCGCCCGGCGGCGGTGCCGCGTTCGTGGTGACGCTGCCGGTGGAGGGGGCGTAG
- a CDS encoding GNAT family N-acetyltransferase — protein MSRAEIDESHAQFRGAWRLMTLGLPRGEVVERADVFITAGHVTWSLMNMAFLNRPAETEAELLRAVDSAASYFAQGPHGWAFTLTPEWLAPGLREQADALLASRGLKPGMATTGMVADRLLEPVRPLPPLDLRPVRDTWGYNAVADVNAASYDTPQALGREALAAPGIFGPESRAFVGCHDGAPSTSTVALRVDGIAYIALVATLAEHRRKSAAETVLRRALEEAKHAWGLERTVLHATEAGAPVYRRMGYRDVAPFVSYFAPPKGA, from the coding sequence ATGTCGCGAGCCGAGATCGACGAATCGCATGCGCAGTTCCGTGGAGCCTGGAGGCTCATGACGCTGGGTCTGCCCCGGGGCGAGGTCGTGGAGCGCGCGGACGTGTTCATCACCGCGGGCCACGTCACGTGGTCGCTGATGAACATGGCGTTCCTCAACCGGCCGGCGGAGACGGAGGCGGAGCTGCTGCGCGCGGTGGACTCGGCCGCGAGCTACTTCGCGCAGGGACCGCACGGGTGGGCCTTCACGCTGACGCCGGAGTGGCTGGCGCCGGGGCTGCGGGAGCAGGCGGACGCGCTGCTCGCCTCGCGGGGGCTCAAGCCGGGGATGGCCACGACGGGCATGGTGGCGGACCGGCTGCTGGAGCCGGTGCGGCCCCTGCCGCCGCTCGACCTGCGGCCGGTGCGCGACACCTGGGGCTACAACGCCGTCGCGGACGTGAACGCCGCCAGCTACGACACGCCCCAGGCGCTGGGACGTGAAGCCCTGGCCGCCCCCGGCATCTTCGGCCCCGAGAGCCGGGCCTTCGTCGGCTGCCACGACGGCGCGCCGTCGACGAGCACGGTGGCGCTGCGCGTGGATGGCATCGCCTACATCGCGCTCGTGGCGACGCTCGCGGAGCACCGCCGCAAGAGCGCCGCGGAGACGGTGCTCCGGCGCGCGCTGGAGGAGGCGAAGCACGCGTGGGGGCTGGAGCGCACGGTGCTGCATGCCACGGAGGCCGGCGCGCCCGTCTACCGCCGCATGGGCTACCGGGACGTGGCGCCGTTCGTCTCGTACTTCGCGCCTCCCAAGGGCGCATGA